A genomic region of Herbaspirillum sp. DW155 contains the following coding sequences:
- the rplA gene encoding 50S ribosomal protein L1: MAKVSKRVKAMKEKVDRTKAYPFDNAVSLIKEFATAKFNESIDVSVQLGVDAKKSDQVVRGSVVLPAGTGKTVRVAVFASGDKAEAAKAAGADVVGMEDLAERVKAGDMPFDIVIASPDTMRIVGTLGQILGPRGLMPNPKVGTVTPDVATAVKNAKAGQVQYRTDKSGIIHATIGRKSFSDADLKANLLALIDALNKAKPASSKGVYLRKIALSSTMGAGVRVDQASLVA, translated from the coding sequence ATGGCTAAGGTATCCAAGCGCGTCAAGGCAATGAAGGAAAAGGTCGACCGTACCAAGGCCTATCCGTTCGACAACGCCGTCTCCCTGATCAAGGAATTCGCAACCGCCAAGTTCAACGAATCGATCGACGTGTCCGTCCAGCTGGGCGTGGACGCGAAGAAGTCGGACCAAGTGGTCCGTGGTTCGGTGGTGCTGCCTGCCGGTACCGGCAAGACCGTTCGCGTGGCCGTGTTCGCTTCCGGCGACAAGGCTGAAGCTGCCAAGGCAGCTGGCGCTGACGTGGTTGGCATGGAAGACCTGGCAGAGCGCGTGAAGGCCGGCGACATGCCGTTCGATATCGTCATCGCTTCGCCCGACACCATGCGTATCGTCGGTACCCTGGGTCAGATCCTGGGTCCCCGTGGCCTGATGCCTAACCCGAAGGTCGGTACCGTGACTCCGGACGTGGCAACTGCCGTCAAGAACGCCAAGGCTGGTCAGGTGCAATATCGTACCGACAAGTCCGGTATCATCCACGCCACCATCGGCCGCAAGTCGTTCTCCGACGCCGATCTGAAGGCCAACCTGCTGGCTCTGATCGATGCCCTGAACAAGGCCAAGCCGGCCAGCAGCAAGGGTGTCTATCTGCGCAAGATCGCTCTGTCGTCCACCATGGGCGCCGGCGTTCGCGTGGACCAGGCTTCCCTGGTTGCCTAA
- the rplJ gene encoding 50S ribosomal protein L10, whose translation MSLNLNDKKAVVAEVSAKVASAQTIVVAEYRGIQVGSLTQLRAQARAQGVYLRVLKNTLARRAIEGTKFADLAPQLTGPLIYSISEDAVAAAKVVSDFAKTNDKLVVKAGNYEGKQLDKAAVASLANIPSREVLLAQVLGMMQAPVSGFARALAALAAKKEAEAA comes from the coding sequence TTGAGTCTCAATCTGAATGACAAGAAGGCCGTCGTCGCCGAAGTTTCCGCAAAGGTTGCATCTGCGCAAACGATCGTCGTGGCCGAATACCGTGGCATCCAGGTTGGTTCCTTGACGCAACTGCGCGCACAAGCGCGTGCCCAAGGCGTGTACCTGCGCGTGTTGAAAAACACGCTGGCTCGTCGCGCCATCGAAGGCACGAAGTTTGCCGACCTCGCCCCGCAACTGACCGGTCCGCTGATCTACTCGATCTCGGAAGATGCCGTGGCCGCTGCCAAAGTCGTGTCCGACTTTGCCAAGACCAACGACAAGCTGGTTGTGAAGGCAGGCAACTACGAAGGCAAGCAGCTGGACAAGGCTGCTGTGGCTTCGCTGGCAAACATCCCGTCTCGCGAAGTTCTGCTGGCCCAGGTCCTGGGCATGATGCAGGCTCCGGTGTCGGGCTTTGCGCGCGCTCTGGCTGCCCTGGCAGCCAAGAAGGAAGCCGAAGCCGCATGA
- the rplL gene encoding 50S ribosomal protein L7/L12 has protein sequence MAISKEDILEAVGALSVMELNDLVKAFEEKFGVSAAAMAAPAAGGAAGGGAAAAEEQTEFTVVLAEVGANKVGVIKAVREITGLGLKEAKDLVDGAPKPVKEGIAKADAEAAKKKLEEAGAKAELK, from the coding sequence ATGGCAATTAGCAAAGAAGACATCCTGGAAGCCGTTGGCGCGCTGTCCGTGATGGAACTGAATGACCTGGTCAAGGCATTCGAAGAGAAGTTTGGTGTTTCCGCTGCCGCTATGGCTGCTCCGGCCGCCGGTGGCGCTGCTGGTGGTGGTGCTGCCGCTGCTGAAGAACAGACCGAGTTCACCGTTGTGCTGGCTGAAGTCGGCGCCAACAAGGTCGGCGTCATCAAGGCCGTCCGTGAAATCACCGGCCTGGGTCTGAAGGAAGCCAAGGATCTGGTTGACGGTGCACCGAAGCCGGTCAAGGAAGGCATCGCCAAGGCTGACGCTGAAGCTGCCAAGAAGAAGCTGGAAGAAGCTGGCGCCAAGGCCGAACTGAAGTAA
- the rpoB gene encoding DNA-directed RNA polymerase subunit beta, with product MHYSFTEKKRIRKSFAKRANVHNVPFLLATQIESYQNFLQPERAASERKNEGLQSAFTSIFPIVSHNGFARLEFLSYVLGAPPFDVKECQQRGLTFASPLRAKVRLVILDKESPTKPVVKEMKEQEVYMGELPLMTTTGSFVINGTERVIVSQLHRSPGVFFEHDRGKTHSSGKLLFSARIIPYRGSWLDFEFDPKDILFFRVDRRRKMPVTILLKAIGMTSEQILANFFVFDNFNLHAEGADMEFVSERLRGEVARFDITDKSGKVMVAKDKRINAKHVRDIEAAGIKHISVPEDYLLGRVLAKNIVDPDTGEVVASANDELTEELLAKLREANISAIQTLYTNDLDQGGYISQTLRTDDTVDQTAARVAIYRMMRPGEPPTEESVEALFNGLFYSEDRYDLSAVGRMKFNRRVGRDELTGPMTLSNDDILAVIKILVELRNGRGEVDDIDHLGNRRVRCVGELAENQFRAGLVRVERAVKERLGQAEADNLMPHDLINSKPISAAIREFFGSSQLSQFMDQTNPLSEITHKRRVSALGPGGLTRERAGFEVRDVHPTHYGRVCPIETPEGPNIGLINSLALYARLNEYGFLETPYRKVEGSKVTNQIDYLSAIEEGRYVIAQANATIDAEGKLSDELVSAREAGETILVSPERVQYMDVAPGQVVSVAASLIPFLEHDDANRALMGANMQRQAVPCLRPEKPLVGTGIERTVAVDSGTTVQALRGGVVDYVDAGRVVIRVNDDEAQAGEVGVDIYNLIKYTRSNQNTNINQRPIVKIGDRVAKHDVIADGASTDMGELALGQNMLVAFMPWNGYNFEDSILISEKVVADDRYTSIHIEELSVVARDTKLGAEEITRDISNLAENQLARLDESGIVYIGAEVEAGDTLVGKVTPKGETQLTPEEKLLRAIFGEKASDVKDTSLRVPSGMVGTVIDVQVFTREGIQRDKRAQQIIDDELKRYRLDLNDQLRIVEGDAFQRLERLLIGKVANGGPKKLVKGTKLTKEYLDDLDKFHWFDIRPADDDIANALEAIKESIAEKRHQFDLAFEEKRKKLTQGDELPPGVQKMVKVYLAVKRRLQPGDKMAGRHGNKGVVSRILPIEDMPHMADGTPADIVLNPLGVPSRMNVGQVLEVHLGWAAKGLGLRLGEMVQAQAKVAELRKFLTTIYNESGKKEELDSFTDEEIIELVTNLKKGVPFATPVFDGAHEEETRRMLDLAYPDPIAKQLGMTPSKNQVTMYDGRTGEAFERTVTVGYMHYLKLHHLVDDKMHARSTGPYSLVTQQPLGGKAQFGGQRFGEMEVWALEAYGASYVLQEMLTVKSDDVNGRTKVYENLVKGDHVIDAGMPESFNVLVKEIRSLGIDIDLERE from the coding sequence ATGCACTACTCATTTACTGAGAAGAAGCGCATTCGCAAATCCTTCGCGAAACGCGCAAACGTCCACAACGTTCCGTTCCTGCTCGCGACTCAGATCGAGTCGTATCAGAATTTCCTGCAACCCGAACGTGCTGCATCGGAACGCAAGAATGAAGGCCTGCAATCGGCTTTCACCTCGATTTTCCCCATCGTTTCGCACAATGGCTTTGCGCGTCTCGAATTCCTGTCGTATGTGCTGGGCGCTCCGCCGTTTGACGTCAAAGAGTGCCAACAACGTGGCCTGACCTTCGCGTCCCCGCTGCGCGCCAAGGTGCGCCTGGTGATCCTGGACAAGGAATCGCCCACCAAGCCGGTCGTCAAGGAAATGAAGGAACAGGAAGTCTACATGGGCGAACTGCCCCTGATGACCACCACCGGTTCCTTCGTCATCAACGGCACCGAGCGCGTGATCGTGTCCCAGCTGCACCGCTCCCCGGGCGTGTTCTTCGAACACGACCGCGGCAAGACGCATTCGTCCGGCAAGCTGCTCTTCTCGGCCCGCATCATTCCTTACCGTGGCTCCTGGCTGGACTTCGAATTCGACCCGAAGGACATCCTGTTCTTCCGCGTCGACCGCCGCCGCAAGATGCCGGTGACGATCCTGTTGAAGGCCATCGGGATGACCTCCGAGCAGATCCTGGCCAACTTCTTCGTCTTCGACAACTTCAACCTGCACGCCGAAGGCGCGGACATGGAGTTCGTCTCCGAGCGCCTGCGCGGTGAAGTCGCACGTTTCGACATCACCGACAAGTCGGGCAAGGTGATGGTCGCCAAGGACAAGCGCATCAACGCCAAGCACGTGCGTGACATCGAAGCGGCCGGCATCAAGCACATCTCCGTGCCTGAGGACTACCTGCTGGGCCGCGTGCTGGCCAAGAACATCGTCGATCCGGACACCGGCGAAGTCGTGGCCAGCGCCAACGACGAGCTGACCGAAGAACTGTTGGCCAAGCTGCGCGAAGCCAACATCTCGGCCATCCAGACCCTGTACACCAACGACCTGGACCAGGGCGGCTACATCTCGCAGACCCTGCGTACCGACGACACCGTCGACCAGACCGCCGCACGCGTGGCGATCTATCGCATGATGCGTCCTGGCGAACCGCCGACCGAAGAGTCCGTGGAAGCCCTGTTCAACGGCCTGTTCTACAGCGAAGACCGCTACGACCTGTCGGCCGTGGGCCGCATGAAGTTCAACCGCCGCGTGGGCCGCGATGAGCTGACCGGTCCGATGACGCTGTCCAATGACGACATCCTGGCCGTCATCAAGATCCTGGTCGAACTGCGTAACGGCCGTGGCGAAGTCGATGACATCGACCACCTGGGTAACCGTCGCGTGCGCTGCGTGGGCGAACTGGCCGAGAACCAGTTCCGCGCCGGTCTCGTGCGCGTGGAGCGCGCCGTCAAGGAACGTCTGGGCCAGGCCGAGGCGGACAACCTGATGCCGCACGACCTGATCAACTCCAAGCCGATCTCGGCTGCCATCCGTGAGTTCTTTGGTTCGTCGCAGCTGTCGCAGTTCATGGACCAGACCAACCCGCTGTCGGAAATCACGCACAAGCGCCGCGTTTCCGCCCTGGGCCCTGGCGGTCTGACCCGCGAACGCGCCGGCTTCGAAGTGCGCGACGTGCACCCGACCCACTACGGCCGCGTCTGCCCGATCGAAACCCCTGAAGGCCCGAACATCGGCCTGATCAACTCGCTGGCGCTGTATGCCCGCCTGAACGAATACGGTTTCCTGGAAACCCCGTACCGCAAGGTCGAGGGCAGCAAGGTCACCAACCAGATCGACTACCTGTCGGCCATCGAAGAAGGTCGTTACGTGATCGCCCAGGCGAACGCGACCATCGACGCTGAAGGCAAGCTGTCCGACGAACTGGTGTCGGCCCGTGAAGCTGGCGAAACCATCTTGGTCTCGCCGGAACGCGTGCAGTACATGGACGTGGCCCCTGGCCAGGTGGTGTCGGTGGCAGCCTCGCTGATTCCGTTCCTGGAGCACGATGACGCGAACCGTGCACTGATGGGCGCCAACATGCAGCGCCAGGCCGTGCCTTGCCTGCGTCCGGAAAAGCCGCTGGTCGGCACCGGCATCGAACGTACCGTGGCGGTTGACTCCGGCACCACCGTGCAAGCCCTGCGTGGCGGCGTGGTCGATTACGTCGATGCAGGCCGTGTGGTGATCCGCGTCAACGACGACGAAGCGCAAGCGGGCGAAGTCGGTGTGGACATCTACAACCTGATCAAGTACACCCGTTCCAACCAGAACACCAACATCAACCAGCGCCCGATCGTCAAGATCGGTGACCGCGTGGCCAAGCATGACGTGATCGCCGACGGCGCCTCGACCGACATGGGCGAGCTGGCACTGGGCCAGAACATGCTGGTGGCGTTCATGCCCTGGAACGGCTACAACTTCGAAGACTCGATCCTGATCTCCGAAAAGGTCGTGGCCGATGACCGCTACACCTCGATCCACATCGAGGAACTGTCGGTGGTGGCACGTGACACCAAGCTGGGTGCAGAAGAAATCACCCGCGACATCTCCAACCTGGCCGAGAACCAACTGGCCCGTCTGGATGAGTCGGGTATCGTCTACATCGGCGCTGAAGTCGAAGCCGGCGACACCCTGGTCGGCAAGGTCACCCCGAAGGGCGAGACCCAGCTGACGCCGGAAGAGAAGCTGCTGCGCGCGATCTTCGGCGAGAAGGCTTCCGACGTGAAGGACACCTCGCTGCGCGTGCCCTCGGGCATGGTCGGTACCGTCATCGACGTGCAGGTGTTCACCCGCGAAGGCATTCAGCGCGACAAGCGCGCCCAGCAGATCATCGATGATGAACTCAAGCGCTATCGCCTGGACCTGAACGACCAGCTGCGTATCGTGGAAGGCGATGCCTTCCAGCGTCTGGAGCGTCTGTTGATCGGCAAGGTCGCCAATGGCGGCCCCAAGAAGCTGGTCAAGGGCACCAAGCTGACCAAGGAATATCTGGACGATCTGGACAAGTTCCACTGGTTCGACATCCGCCCGGCTGATGACGATATCGCCAACGCGCTGGAAGCCATCAAGGAATCCATCGCCGAGAAGCGTCACCAGTTCGACCTGGCCTTCGAAGAGAAGCGCAAGAAGCTGACCCAGGGCGACGAACTGCCGCCGGGCGTGCAGAAGATGGTCAAGGTCTACCTGGCCGTGAAGCGCCGCCTGCAGCCTGGCGACAAGATGGCCGGCCGTCACGGTAACAAGGGTGTGGTCTCGCGTATCCTGCCGATCGAAGACATGCCGCACATGGCCGACGGTACCCCCGCCGACATCGTGCTGAACCCGCTGGGCGTGCCGTCCCGTATGAACGTCGGTCAGGTGCTGGAAGTTCACCTGGGCTGGGCGGCCAAGGGTCTGGGCCTGCGTCTGGGCGAGATGGTGCAGGCGCAAGCCAAGGTTGCGGAACTGCGCAAGTTCCTGACCACCATCTACAACGAATCCGGCAAGAAGGAAGAGCTGGACTCGTTCACCGATGAAGAAATCATCGAGCTGGTGACCAACCTGAAGAAGGGCGTGCCCTTCGCTACCCCGGTGTTCGACGGTGCGCATGAAGAAGAAACCCGCCGCATGCTCGATCTGGCCTATCCGGACCCGATCGCCAAGCAGCTGGGCATGACGCCTTCCAAGAACCAGGTCACCATGTATGACGGCCGCACCGGTGAAGCCTTCGAGCGCACCGTGACGGTTGGCTACATGCACTACCTGAAGCTGCACCACCTGGTCGACGACAAGATGCACGCCCGTTCCACCGGCCCGTACTCGCTGGTGACCCAGCAGCCGCTGGGCGGCAAGGCGCAGTTCGGCGGCCAGCGTTTCGGCGAAATGGAAGTGTGGGCACTGGAAGCTTACGGTGCCTCCTACGTCCTGCAGGAAATGCTGACGGTCAAGTCCGACGACGTGAACGGCCGTACCAAGGTGTACGAGAACCTGGTCAAGGGCGATCACGTGATCGATGCCGGCATGCCGGAATCCTTCAACGTGTTGGTCAAGGAAATCCGCTCGCTGGGTATCGACATCGACCTGGAACGCGAATGA
- the rpoC gene encoding DNA-directed RNA polymerase subunit beta' yields MKALLDLFKQVQQNEQFDAIKIGLASPDKIRSWSFGEVKKPETINYRTFKPERDGLFCAKIFGPIKDYECLCGKYKRLKHRGVICEKCGVEVTLAKVRRERMGHIELASPTAHIWFLKSLPSRLGMVLDMTLRDIERVLYFEAYVVTDPGMTPLKKCQIMSEDDYAAKYEEYGDDFIAFMGAEGIRELLRSIDIDREAETLRQELKDSKSEAKIKKYAKRLKVLEAFQRSGIKPEWMIMEVLPVLPPELRPLVPLDGGRFATSDLNDLYRRVINRNNRLKRLMELRAPEIITRNEKRMLQEAVDSLLDNGRRGKAMTGANKRPLKSLAEMIKGKGGRFRQNLLGKRVDYSGRSVIVVGPQLKLHQCGLPKLMALELFKPFIFNKLELMGLSTTIKAAKKLVEAQEPVVWDILEEVIREHPVMLNRAPTLHRLGIQAFEPVLIEGKAIQLHPLVCAAFNADFDGDQMAVHVPLSIEAQMEARTLMLASNNILFPSNGEPSIVPSQDIVLGLYYATREAINGKNEGMMFQDVSEVIRAYDNKEVELATRITVRIVEHPKDPVTGEFVRTVKRYETTVGRAILSEILPKGLPFSVLNRALKKKEISKLINTSFRKCGLRATVVFADQLMQSGFRLATRAGISICVDDMLVPPQKATLIAAAESEVKQIEQQYSSGLVTAGERYNKVVDIWGKAGDEVGKAMMDQLKVEEVITREGKKTTQESFNAIYMMADSGARGSAAQIRQLAGMRGLMAKPDGSIIETPITANFREGLNVLQYFISTHGARKGLADTALKTANSGYLTRRLVDVTQDLVVIEDDCGTSNGSAMKALVEGGEVIEALRDRILGRVAATDIVNPEDQSTLFEAGTLLDEDKVEEIERMGIDEVKVRTPLTCDTRYGLCAKCYGRDLGRGLLVNSGEAVGVVAAQSIGEPGTQLTMRTFHIGGAASRAAVASSVEAKSNGTVRFTATMRYVTNGKGEQIVISRSGEVLITDDLGRERERHKVPYGATLIVKDGLTIKAGTALATWDPLTRPIITEYSGTVKFENVEEGSTVAKQIDEVTGLSTLVVIDAKRRGPSSKVMRPQVKLLNEQGEEVKIAGTEHSVTIGFQVGALITVKDGQQVHVGEVLARIPTESQKTRDITGGLPRVAELFEARSPKDAGMLAEVTGTVAFGKETKGKQRLEITDMEGTKHEFLITKDKQVLVHDGQVVNKGEMIVDGPADPQDILRLLGIEALARYIVDEVQDVYRLQGVKINDKHIEVIVRQMLRRVQVVEPGDTNYITGEQVERSELLDENDRVVAEGKIPATYENVLLGITKASLSTDSFISAASFQETTRVLTEAAIMGKKDGLRGLKENVIVGRLIPAGTGLAFHRARKEKDAWEAEERAALLEAERASRSDFADEEISSTESIGGGEGEA; encoded by the coding sequence ATGAAAGCACTGCTCGATCTATTCAAGCAAGTCCAGCAAAACGAACAATTCGACGCGATCAAGATCGGTCTGGCTTCGCCTGACAAGATCCGCTCGTGGTCCTTCGGCGAAGTCAAGAAGCCGGAAACCATCAACTACCGTACCTTCAAGCCCGAGCGCGACGGCCTGTTCTGCGCCAAGATCTTCGGCCCCATCAAGGACTACGAGTGCCTGTGCGGCAAGTACAAGCGCCTGAAGCACCGCGGCGTGATCTGCGAGAAGTGCGGCGTGGAAGTGACCCTGGCCAAGGTGCGCCGCGAGCGCATGGGCCACATCGAGCTGGCTTCCCCGACTGCCCACATCTGGTTCCTGAAGTCGCTGCCGTCCCGTCTGGGCATGGTGCTGGACATGACCCTGCGCGACATCGAGCGCGTGCTGTACTTCGAAGCCTACGTCGTGACCGATCCCGGCATGACCCCGCTGAAGAAGTGCCAGATCATGTCCGAAGATGACTACGCCGCCAAGTACGAAGAGTACGGCGACGACTTCATCGCCTTCATGGGCGCCGAAGGTATCCGCGAACTGCTGCGCTCGATCGATATCGACCGCGAAGCGGAAACCCTGCGCCAGGAACTGAAGGACTCCAAGTCCGAAGCCAAAATTAAGAAGTACGCCAAGCGCCTGAAGGTGCTGGAGGCGTTCCAGCGCTCGGGCATCAAGCCCGAGTGGATGATCATGGAAGTGCTGCCCGTGCTGCCGCCGGAACTGCGTCCGCTGGTGCCGCTGGATGGCGGCCGCTTCGCGACCTCCGACCTGAACGACCTGTATCGCCGCGTCATCAACCGCAACAACCGCCTGAAGCGCCTGATGGAACTGCGCGCGCCTGAAATCATCACGCGCAACGAAAAGCGCATGCTGCAGGAAGCGGTGGACTCGCTGCTGGACAACGGTCGTCGCGGCAAGGCCATGACCGGCGCCAACAAGCGTCCGCTGAAGTCGCTGGCCGAAATGATCAAGGGCAAGGGCGGTCGTTTCCGTCAGAACCTGCTGGGCAAGCGCGTGGACTATTCGGGCCGTTCGGTCATCGTGGTGGGTCCGCAGCTGAAGCTGCACCAGTGCGGTCTGCCCAAGCTGATGGCCCTGGAACTGTTCAAGCCCTTCATCTTCAACAAGCTGGAACTGATGGGTCTGTCGACCACCATCAAGGCCGCCAAGAAGCTGGTGGAAGCGCAAGAGCCGGTGGTCTGGGACATCCTGGAAGAAGTCATCCGCGAACACCCGGTCATGCTGAACCGCGCGCCGACCCTGCACCGTCTGGGCATCCAGGCGTTCGAGCCGGTCCTGATCGAAGGCAAGGCGATCCAGCTGCACCCGCTGGTCTGCGCGGCGTTCAACGCCGACTTCGACGGCGACCAGATGGCCGTCCACGTGCCGCTGTCGATCGAAGCGCAGATGGAAGCCCGCACCCTGATGCTGGCCTCCAACAACATCCTGTTCCCGTCCAACGGCGAACCGTCGATCGTGCCGTCCCAGGATATCGTGCTGGGTCTGTACTATGCCACCCGTGAAGCCATCAACGGCAAGAACGAAGGCATGATGTTCCAGGATGTGTCCGAAGTCATCCGCGCCTACGACAACAAGGAAGTCGAGCTGGCCACCCGTATCACGGTGCGTATCGTCGAGCATCCGAAGGACCCGGTCACCGGCGAATTCGTGCGTACCGTCAAGCGTTACGAGACCACCGTCGGCCGCGCGATCCTCTCCGAGATCCTGCCCAAGGGCCTGCCGTTCTCGGTGCTGAACCGCGCGCTGAAGAAGAAGGAAATCTCGAAGCTCATCAACACGTCCTTCCGCAAGTGTGGTCTGCGTGCCACCGTCGTGTTTGCCGACCAGCTGATGCAGTCGGGCTTCCGCCTGGCGACCCGCGCCGGTATCTCCATCTGCGTGGACGACATGCTGGTGCCGCCGCAAAAGGCCACCCTGATCGCCGCTGCCGAGTCCGAAGTCAAGCAGATCGAACAGCAGTACTCCTCCGGTCTGGTGACCGCAGGCGAGCGCTACAACAAGGTCGTGGACATCTGGGGCAAGGCCGGCGACGAAGTCGGCAAGGCCATGATGGACCAGCTGAAGGTGGAAGAGGTCATCACCCGCGAAGGCAAGAAGACCACTCAGGAATCGTTCAACGCGATTTACATGATGGCCGACTCCGGCGCCCGTGGTTCGGCTGCCCAGATCCGCCAGCTGGCCGGTATGCGCGGCCTGATGGCCAAGCCTGACGGCTCCATCATCGAAACGCCGATTACCGCGAACTTCCGCGAAGGCCTGAACGTGTTGCAGTACTTCATCTCGACGCACGGCGCCCGTAAGGGTCTGGCCGATACCGCGCTGAAGACCGCGAACTCCGGTTACCTGACCCGTCGTCTGGTGGACGTCACCCAGGATCTGGTCGTGATCGAAGACGATTGCGGCACCTCCAACGGTTCGGCCATGAAGGCGCTGGTCGAAGGCGGTGAAGTCATCGAAGCCCTGCGCGACCGTATCCTCGGCCGTGTGGCTGCGACCGATATCGTCAATCCGGAAGATCAATCCACCCTGTTCGAAGCCGGCACCCTGCTGGACGAAGACAAGGTGGAAGAGATCGAACGCATGGGTATCGACGAAGTGAAGGTTCGTACTCCGCTGACCTGCGACACCCGCTACGGCCTGTGCGCCAAGTGCTATGGCCGCGACCTGGGCCGTGGCCTGTTGGTGAACTCCGGCGAAGCCGTCGGTGTGGTGGCTGCGCAGTCCATCGGTGAGCCGGGTACCCAGCTGACCATGCGTACCTTCCACATCGGCGGTGCGGCATCGCGTGCAGCGGTGGCCTCCTCGGTGGAAGCCAAGTCCAACGGCACCGTGCGCTTCACCGCCACGATGCGTTATGTGACCAATGGCAAGGGCGAACAGATCGTCATTTCCCGTTCCGGCGAAGTGCTGATCACCGACGACCTGGGCCGTGAGCGTGAGCGTCACAAAGTGCCGTACGGCGCCACCCTGATCGTCAAGGATGGCCTGACCATCAAGGCCGGTACCGCACTGGCCACCTGGGATCCGCTGACCCGTCCGATCATCACCGAGTACTCCGGTACCGTGAAGTTCGAAAACGTGGAAGAAGGCTCCACCGTGGCCAAGCAGATCGATGAAGTCACCGGTCTGTCGACCCTGGTGGTCATCGATGCGAAGCGTCGTGGTCCTTCCTCGAAGGTCATGCGTCCGCAGGTGAAATTGCTCAACGAACAAGGCGAAGAAGTGAAGATCGCCGGCACCGAACACTCGGTGACCATCGGCTTCCAGGTCGGCGCGCTGATCACCGTGAAGGACGGCCAGCAGGTGCATGTGGGTGAAGTGCTGGCCCGTATCCCGACCGAATCGCAGAAGACCCGTGACATTACCGGTGGTCTGCCGCGCGTGGCCGAGCTGTTCGAAGCCCGTTCGCCGAAGGATGCCGGCATGCTCGCCGAAGTCACTGGTACCGTTGCCTTCGGCAAGGAAACCAAGGGCAAGCAGCGTCTGGAAATCACCGACATGGAAGGCACCAAGCACGAGTTCCTGATCACCAAGGACAAGCAGGTGCTGGTGCACGACGGCCAGGTGGTGAACAAGGGCGAAATGATCGTGGACGGCCCGGCCGATCCGCAAGATATCCTGCGCCTGTTGGGTATCGAAGCGCTGGCCCGCTACATCGTCGACGAAGTGCAGGACGTGTACCGTCTGCAGGGCGTGAAGATCAACGACAAGCACATCGAAGTGATCGTGCGCCAGATGCTGCGCCGCGTGCAAGTGGTGGAGCCGGGCGACACCAACTACATCACCGGTGAGCAGGTCGAGCGCTCCGAACTGCTGGACGAGAACGACCGCGTGGTGGCCGAAGGCAAGATTCCGGCGACCTACGAAAACGTGCTGCTGGGTATTACCAAGGCATCGCTGTCGACCGACTCCTTCATCTCGGCCGCATCGTTCCAGGAAACCACCCGCGTGCTGACCGAAGCGGCCATCATGGGCAAGAAGGACGGCCTGCGCGGCCTGAAGGAAAACGTCATCGTCGGCCGCCTGATCCCGGCCGGTACTGGCCTGGCCTTCCACCGCGCCCGCAAGGAAAAGGATGCATGGGAAGCCGAAGAGCGCGCAGCACTGCTCGAAGCCGAACGTGCCTCCCGTTCCGACTTCGCCGACGAGGAAATCTCCTCGACCGAATCCATCGGTGGCGGCGAAGGCGAAGCGTAA